One genomic region from Sphingobacterium sp. UGAL515B_05 encodes:
- a CDS encoding GatB/YqeY domain-containing protein has protein sequence MSLEIQINQDIKAAMIAKDTAKLRGLRAIKAAILLAKTEKGHAEDLNQEAEIKVLQKLVKQRRESAEIYKTQNREDLYEIEVEEEKVIEAYLPKQLSKEEVETIVKAIIAETGASSIKDMGKVMGAANQKLAGQADGKTISEVVKSLLA, from the coding sequence ATGTCATTAGAAATACAAATAAATCAAGACATTAAGGCCGCAATGATCGCAAAAGACACGGCAAAATTACGTGGCTTACGTGCAATTAAGGCAGCTATCCTCTTAGCAAAGACAGAAAAGGGCCATGCCGAAGATCTTAACCAGGAGGCGGAGATTAAAGTTTTACAAAAACTTGTAAAACAACGTCGCGAATCTGCGGAAATTTATAAGACTCAAAACCGGGAAGATCTTTATGAAATTGAAGTTGAGGAAGAAAAAGTTATTGAAGCTTATCTACCAAAACAGTTAAGCAAGGAAGAAGTTGAAACGATTGTCAAAGCAATTATCGCCGAAACAGGAGCTTCTTCCATTAAAGATATGGGCAAAGTAATGGGTGCCGCAAATCAAAAGCTTGCTGGACAAGCAGATGGGAAAACCATCTCTGAAGTTGTTAAAAGTCTACTCGCATAA
- the murI gene encoding glutamate racemase: MDNLSKSGPIGIFDSGYGGLSVFKEIQQLLPQYDYIYLGDNARVPYGTRSFETVYNYTKQCVFKLFDLGCNLVILACNTASAKALRTIQQHDLPPGKKVLGVIRPTTEIVHNFTKTNKIGILATTGTVKSESYKIEIHKFNPEIEVFQHDCPFWVPLVENNEINTEGAHYFVEKDLRELLQQSDQIDTIVLACTHYPLLLPVIQKYTPSNITIISQGPIVANSLKEYLDRHQEIETICSQNGQLAFYTTDDPRDFESKAKIFFGQPIAASHISV, from the coding sequence ATGGATAATCTATCAAAATCAGGTCCGATTGGTATTTTTGATTCCGGTTATGGGGGACTCTCCGTATTTAAGGAAATTCAACAACTTTTACCGCAATACGATTATATCTATTTAGGCGATAACGCCCGTGTTCCATACGGTACAAGATCCTTTGAGACCGTTTATAATTACACCAAACAATGTGTATTTAAATTATTTGACCTAGGTTGTAATCTTGTCATCCTGGCATGTAATACAGCCTCTGCAAAAGCCTTAAGGACTATTCAACAACATGATCTTCCCCCTGGAAAGAAAGTCCTTGGCGTCATCAGACCCACTACCGAAATCGTACACAATTTCACGAAAACCAACAAGATAGGTATTTTAGCCACTACAGGAACGGTGAAATCCGAATCCTATAAAATAGAAATACACAAATTCAATCCAGAAATAGAGGTTTTTCAACATGACTGTCCTTTTTGGGTCCCTCTGGTAGAAAACAACGAGATCAATACTGAGGGCGCTCATTATTTTGTTGAAAAGGACTTACGGGAACTTTTGCAGCAATCCGATCAGATCGATACCATTGTGCTTGCTTGCACCCATTATCCGTTGTTGCTACCGGTAATCCAAAAATATACACCAAGTAATATAACGATCATCTCCCAGGGACCTATTGTAGCCAATAGCTTAAAAGAATATCTTGACCGACATCAAGAAATTGAAACAATTTGTTCGCAAAATGGCCAACTGGCCTTTTATACCACAGATGATCCGAGAGACTTTGAGAGTAAAGCTAAGATATTTTTTGGACAGCCGATAGCCGCAAGCCACATCAGTGTTTAA
- the ubiE gene encoding bifunctional demethylmenaquinone methyltransferase/2-methoxy-6-polyprenyl-1,4-benzoquinol methylase UbiE, with amino-acid sequence MTHDSSTLKPYKDTNDGKKKQVADMFDNISHSYDFLNHFMSLGIDIIWRKKAINALKSIKPQLMLDVATGTGDFALESIKILNPKKIIGVDISQGMLEVAKKKIASKGLANQFEVALGDSERLQFEDNTFDAVTVAFGVRNFENLEKGLSDIYRVLKPGGKAVILEFSNPKKFPIKQLYNFYFKFITPTIGKFFSKDSSAYEYLPESVAQFPDGQKFVAINKKAGFHDTIVRPQTFGICTIYIATK; translated from the coding sequence ATGACGCACGACTCCTCAACATTAAAACCCTACAAAGATACCAACGATGGGAAGAAGAAACAGGTGGCAGATATGTTTGACAACATCTCCCATTCCTATGATTTTTTAAACCATTTCATGTCTTTGGGTATTGACATTATATGGCGCAAAAAAGCCATCAATGCATTAAAGTCCATAAAACCGCAACTGATGTTGGATGTAGCGACAGGAACCGGTGATTTTGCATTGGAATCAATTAAAATCTTGAATCCAAAAAAGATTATTGGTGTCGATATTTCCCAAGGAATGCTTGAAGTCGCTAAGAAAAAAATTGCAAGCAAGGGATTAGCTAATCAATTTGAGGTAGCGTTAGGAGACTCAGAGAGGCTTCAATTTGAAGATAATACGTTCGACGCTGTTACCGTAGCATTTGGTGTCCGTAATTTCGAAAACTTGGAGAAAGGCCTATCAGACATATACCGCGTGTTAAAACCTGGTGGGAAAGCTGTTATTTTAGAATTTTCGAATCCGAAGAAATTCCCCATTAAACAGCTTTATAATTTTTATTTCAAGTTTATTACACCAACCATTGGAAAATTCTTTTCAAAAGATTCCAGTGCATATGAATATTTACCAGAATCTGTTGCTCAATTTCCAGATGGACAAAAGTTCGTTGCCATAAACAAAAAAGCAGGTTTTCATGACACTATTGTTAGACCGCAAACATTTGGTATCTGTACCATCTATATTGCTACAAAATAG
- a CDS encoding SDR family oxidoreductase → MTKTVFITGASSGIGQACAEVLAKEGYNLLLCARRLNRLEALKDALLAAYPTIQIHIFELDVRDAEQVANQIEGLPPAWKKINVLINNAGLSQGLDPIQDGDIGDWDRMIDTNIKGLLYVSKSVIPLMDTENGAHIVNLGSIAGKEVYPNGNVYCATKHAVDALTKAMRIDLLTQGIKVTSIDPGMVETEFSEVRFHGDRERAKNVYNGVQPLTGKDIAETILFVITRPAHVNINDLLIMPTAQATGAIVNRK, encoded by the coding sequence ATGACTAAAACAGTTTTTATTACAGGAGCAAGTTCAGGAATTGGTCAGGCTTGTGCCGAAGTTTTAGCGAAAGAGGGGTACAATCTTTTACTTTGCGCGCGCAGGTTAAACCGTTTAGAGGCATTAAAAGATGCATTGTTAGCGGCCTACCCTACTATTCAGATCCATATTTTTGAGCTTGACGTTCGCGATGCAGAACAAGTTGCGAATCAGATTGAGGGCCTGCCTCCAGCATGGAAAAAAATAAATGTCCTCATCAACAACGCTGGTCTGAGTCAAGGATTGGATCCTATCCAAGATGGTGATATCGGAGATTGGGACAGAATGATTGATACCAATATTAAAGGTTTACTGTATGTGAGTAAATCTGTGATACCACTTATGGATACCGAAAACGGCGCCCATATTGTTAATTTAGGATCTATTGCAGGGAAAGAGGTTTATCCGAATGGAAATGTGTACTGTGCTACCAAACATGCCGTTGATGCGTTGACTAAAGCTATGCGCATTGATTTGCTAACTCAGGGCATTAAAGTAACCTCTATCGACCCCGGAATGGTGGAGACAGAGTTTTCGGAAGTTCGTTTCCATGGAGATCGGGAAAGAGCTAAAAATGTTTACAATGGTGTACAACCCCTGACAGGGAAAGATATTGCCGAAACGATCCTTTTCGTCATTACCAGACCGGCACATGTGAATATAAACGATCTCTTAATAATGCCTACAGCGCAAGCGACAGGCGCAATTGTCAATCGAAAATAA
- a CDS encoding PQQ-dependent sugar dehydrogenase, with protein MKTKLTISLLTVSLGLTACNSNHANSSSSSDSSANAATDTTSYPPVETQKANTNYKPAFPGQTRINGAKTSTPFEGKVIAEGLKSPWGITALPDGRLLISEKEGDFRIATADGKLSEPIKGLPQVNSSGQGGLLGLRLDPNFESNRMIYWVFSDNTAAGTLTAVAKGKLSADEKSIEGAKVIYQATPAHKGNLHYGGRIIFDKDGNIILSTGERSDLVTRPLAQDLNAALGKILRITTDGQPAPGNPFIGKANARPEIYSYGHRNPQGLALHPETGDLWETEFGPRGGDELNRIEAGKNYGWPTITYGIEYKGDKVGEGIQQKDGLEQPVYYWDPVLSPSGITFYTGQNIPEWKNNLFICGLSSMHIARIILKDNKVVGEERLLGNEGQRFRDITQGKDGALYAITDIGKLYKIDKK; from the coding sequence ATGAAAACCAAACTAACAATAAGCCTCTTAACAGTATCTTTAGGATTAACTGCATGTAATTCCAACCATGCAAATTCAAGTTCAAGTTCGGATAGCAGTGCAAATGCTGCAACTGACACAACAAGTTATCCTCCGGTAGAAACACAAAAGGCAAACACGAATTATAAACCAGCGTTTCCTGGACAAACCAGAATTAATGGTGCAAAGACAAGCACACCGTTCGAAGGTAAAGTAATTGCCGAGGGATTAAAATCCCCTTGGGGTATAACTGCGCTACCGGATGGCCGATTATTAATCTCAGAAAAAGAAGGTGATTTTCGCATTGCTACGGCAGATGGTAAATTAAGTGAACCAATTAAAGGTTTACCTCAAGTCAATAGCAGTGGACAAGGTGGGCTTTTGGGATTACGTCTTGATCCAAACTTCGAGTCAAACCGTATGATATATTGGGTTTTCTCTGATAATACCGCTGCTGGAACTTTGACCGCTGTTGCGAAAGGAAAACTGTCTGCAGACGAGAAATCGATAGAAGGTGCTAAGGTTATCTACCAAGCTACTCCTGCTCATAAAGGGAATCTGCATTATGGTGGCCGTATTATCTTTGATAAAGATGGAAATATTATTTTGAGTACGGGTGAAAGATCTGATTTGGTCACAAGACCATTGGCACAGGATCTAAATGCAGCATTAGGCAAGATCTTACGTATCACCACTGATGGACAGCCTGCCCCTGGGAATCCATTTATAGGCAAGGCAAATGCACGTCCGGAAATTTACAGTTATGGACATCGTAATCCACAGGGACTTGCCTTACATCCTGAAACTGGCGATCTTTGGGAAACCGAATTTGGTCCACGGGGCGGCGACGAGCTGAACCGAATTGAAGCTGGTAAGAACTATGGCTGGCCGACGATTACGTATGGTATAGAATATAAAGGCGATAAGGTTGGTGAAGGCATACAACAAAAAGACGGCCTGGAACAACCTGTTTATTATTGGGATCCTGTACTCTCCCCTAGCGGAATTACTTTCTATACCGGACAAAATATTCCTGAATGGAAGAATAATCTCTTTATTTGTGGTCTAAGCAGCATGCACATTGCCAGAATCATACTTAAGGATAATAAAGTGGTTGGAGAAGAACGTCTACTAGGTAATGAAGGACAACGGTTCCGGGATATCACACAGGGCAAAGATGGCGCGCTTTACGCTATCACCGATATCGGAAAATTATATAAAATTGATAAAAAATAA
- a CDS encoding GNAT family N-acetyltransferase, whose amino-acid sequence MAFQWNLKSFDELNTKELYRILKLRMEVFVLEQECLYPELDDKDFACLHLWTEQDDRIIAYTRLVPPGLSYPQASIGRVIVAEEARGTGLSQQLMMHSIESLHKEFGEGEIQIGAQFHLKSFYEKLGFEQISEPYPDYGILHIDMIKPAI is encoded by the coding sequence ATGGCTTTTCAGTGGAACCTAAAGAGTTTTGACGAACTCAACACGAAAGAATTATATCGTATTTTAAAGCTTCGCATGGAAGTTTTTGTTTTGGAGCAGGAATGTTTATATCCTGAATTGGACGATAAAGATTTTGCTTGTCTGCATCTGTGGACAGAACAAGATGATCGTATTATAGCATACACGAGATTAGTTCCTCCGGGCCTTTCCTACCCACAAGCTTCCATTGGTCGGGTTATCGTTGCCGAGGAAGCGCGCGGAACCGGCCTGAGTCAACAATTAATGATGCATTCCATCGAATCGCTCCACAAAGAATTTGGTGAAGGCGAGATACAGATAGGTGCGCAATTTCATTTAAAATCCTTTTATGAAAAATTAGGCTTTGAGCAAATTTCCGAGCCCTACCCTGATTATGGAATCCTTCATATTGATATGATTAAACCCGCAATTTAG
- the dnaB gene encoding replicative DNA helicase, with product MNDSNFEANNTDNNKRGNYGERRTKLNNLVSGLGKLPPQAVDLEEAVLGALMLEKNALSEIIDILKAESFYKESHQKIFEAIFGLFQKTSPIDILTVTSELRRMGALEMVGGAYYITQLTDRVVSAANIEYHARIISQKYIQRELIKVSTEIINSSYDETSDIFDLLDHAEKSLFDIAQNNLRRDSRKMDDIMREAISNLEMLRDRTDGLTGVPSGLTALDRMTSGWQPSDLVIIAARPAMGKTAFVLSVARNAAVEHGKAVAVFSLEMSSVQLVNRLIAGETEIEQEKLKKGNLADHEWQQLHSRIGRLTDAPIIIDDTPALNVFEFRAKCRRLKAQYDIQMVIVDYLQLMHGKAEGKGGGNREQEIGSISRALKSVAKELNIPVLALSQLSRAVESRPGNSKRPMLSDLRESGSIEQDADMVLFLYRPEYYGLTEDEEGRPTAGVGEVIIAKHRNGETGIVPLRFVGKFVKFVDLEDEFSGLGGGDGFGDAPATFSASALNPSPNFADDFSAGGFSGGITMPSRMNDMPDDAPF from the coding sequence ATGAACGACAGTAATTTTGAAGCGAATAACACGGATAATAACAAACGGGGTAATTATGGCGAACGTCGTACCAAATTAAATAATTTGGTGAGTGGTTTGGGTAAACTTCCGCCGCAGGCAGTGGATCTTGAGGAGGCTGTTTTGGGAGCTTTGATGCTTGAAAAGAATGCGCTGAGTGAAATTATTGATATTTTAAAAGCAGAATCGTTCTATAAGGAATCACATCAAAAGATCTTTGAAGCGATTTTTGGCCTTTTTCAAAAGACTTCTCCAATTGATATATTAACCGTTACCTCGGAACTTAGACGGATGGGGGCTCTTGAAATGGTTGGCGGTGCTTATTATATTACGCAATTGACAGATCGAGTGGTTTCGGCAGCTAATATTGAGTATCATGCACGTATTATTTCACAGAAATATATTCAGCGTGAGCTGATCAAGGTTTCTACGGAAATTATTAACAGTTCATATGATGAAACCTCAGATATCTTCGATCTGTTGGATCATGCCGAAAAAAGTTTGTTTGATATCGCGCAGAATAACTTGCGGAGAGATTCAAGAAAGATGGACGATATTATGCGTGAGGCGATCTCTAATCTTGAGATGCTGCGTGACCGCACAGATGGTCTGACAGGTGTGCCTTCGGGTTTGACTGCCTTGGATCGTATGACTTCAGGTTGGCAGCCTTCTGATCTGGTTATTATTGCAGCACGTCCAGCGATGGGAAAGACGGCATTCGTACTTTCCGTTGCACGTAATGCTGCAGTGGAACACGGAAAAGCAGTCGCCGTATTCTCTTTGGAGATGTCATCCGTTCAGCTTGTCAATCGTCTAATCGCCGGTGAAACCGAAATTGAGCAAGAGAAATTGAAAAAAGGAAATCTTGCTGATCATGAATGGCAACAATTACATTCGAGAATTGGCCGTTTAACCGATGCGCCTATTATTATTGATGATACGCCGGCGTTGAACGTGTTTGAATTTAGGGCTAAATGTAGACGGTTAAAGGCTCAATACGATATTCAAATGGTGATCGTCGATTACCTGCAGTTAATGCATGGAAAAGCTGAAGGTAAAGGTGGGGGGAACCGTGAACAAGAGATCGGTAGTATTTCCCGTGCTTTGAAATCTGTAGCTAAGGAGCTAAACATCCCCGTGCTGGCATTATCGCAGCTGAGTCGTGCTGTAGAGTCAAGACCAGGAAATAGTAAGCGTCCTATGTTGTCCGATTTGCGGGAGTCTGGTTCTATTGAGCAGGATGCGGATATGGTTCTTTTCTTATATAGACCCGAATATTATGGTTTGACAGAAGATGAAGAGGGGCGTCCTACTGCCGGTGTCGGTGAAGTTATTATTGCAAAACACCGTAATGGGGAGACCGGAATTGTTCCACTTCGTTTTGTGGGTAAATTTGTGAAGTTTGTGGATTTAGAAGATGAGTTTTCGGGTCTTGGTGGTGGAGATGGATTCGGTGATGCGCCGGCTACATTTTCTGCTTCTGCATTAAATCCGTCGCCAAACTTTGCTGATGATTTTAGTGCTGGGGGCTTCAGTGGGGGTATTACGATGCCATCCCGCATGAACGATATGCCTGATGATGCGCCATTTTAG
- a CDS encoding DUF3078 domain-containing protein: MKIIKSIILIALSLIAYETYAQTAAVDSSKTWIIKGENTFLINQSSFSNWAAGGVNSFSGNLTLNYDFNYKKGKWSWDNKVLAAYGLTFQKESDWRKNDDRLVLNSLLGHQASQYWLYTFFLNFNTQFADGYDYTASPKKRISRFLAPAYLSFGPGFAYKRSDNLRFNLSPAAVRFVFVSDTLLSTRYGLDPSSKSRTEFGASFDAYYKVNLMENISFENILKLYSNYLDKPQNVDIDYTANLFMKVNKFITVNAGVQMIYDDNTAIPIIKDDVEVGKRNSALQIRQIVGAGVTYKF; this comes from the coding sequence ATGAAAATAATAAAATCAATTATCCTTATTGCTTTAAGTTTAATAGCATATGAAACCTATGCCCAAACAGCCGCAGTAGACAGTTCCAAAACCTGGATTATCAAAGGAGAAAACACCTTTCTGATCAACCAAAGTTCATTTTCTAATTGGGCTGCAGGTGGGGTAAATTCATTCTCCGGCAACCTAACTCTTAATTACGACTTCAATTACAAAAAAGGCAAATGGTCATGGGACAACAAGGTCCTTGCGGCCTATGGGCTAACCTTTCAAAAAGAGTCGGACTGGCGCAAAAATGATGACCGATTAGTTTTAAATAGCTTATTGGGACATCAGGCATCTCAGTATTGGCTTTATACCTTTTTTCTAAACTTTAACACACAATTTGCCGATGGTTATGATTACACCGCATCACCTAAAAAAAGGATATCCAGATTTTTAGCTCCGGCATACCTGAGCTTTGGCCCCGGTTTTGCGTATAAACGATCCGACAACCTCCGATTTAATCTTTCTCCTGCCGCTGTGCGGTTTGTATTCGTAAGTGATACACTCCTATCCACACGATATGGATTGGATCCAAGCAGCAAGTCCCGTACTGAATTTGGAGCATCATTCGACGCCTATTACAAAGTGAATCTAATGGAAAACATTTCATTTGAAAATATACTAAAACTCTATTCAAACTATTTAGATAAACCTCAAAATGTGGATATCGACTATACGGCCAATCTTTTTATGAAGGTAAATAAGTTTATTACAGTAAATGCAGGCGTACAGATGATCTACGATGACAATACGGCTATTCCGATTATTAAAGATGACGTTGAAGTTGGAAAGAGAAATTCAGCTTTACAGATCAGGCAAATTGTCGGTGCGGGTGTGACGTACAAATTTTAA
- a CDS encoding voltage-gated chloride channel family protein, with translation MAITHSNQSNLHFFLKWLISCSAIGFIVGSICAFFLFSLNWVTQYREAHPWIIYGLPLAGFAIALSYKYWGNPSSKGNNLLIEEYLHPQRRIPLIMAPLVLFGTLLTHLFGGSAGREGTAVQIGGAVSDQLNRWFDFDKTERRILISIGITAGFAAVFGTPLAGTIFGLEVLLIGKKRYFGILPCLFTAYFANFSCQLWNIPHTHYPIHDVIPMLSLTNIGFSLAAGMLFGVTAWLFTFTSDFFSLQFKRIKYPLLRPVIGGIILVLIIRLFHSSNYIGLGIPMIQNAFIDQSNYYDFIIKLLLTTFTLSAGFKGGEVTPLFFIGATLGSALSTVIPLPISLLAAMGFVAVFSGATNTPLACIVMGYELFGIQPILFITIACIVAFLFSGKKGIYIAQKGGLKEKLYRRLNL, from the coding sequence ATGGCTATAACACATTCAAATCAAAGCAATCTTCATTTTTTTCTTAAATGGCTTATCTCCTGTAGTGCGATAGGTTTCATCGTAGGATCTATTTGTGCATTTTTTCTCTTTTCCCTCAATTGGGTAACGCAGTACCGAGAAGCTCATCCTTGGATAATTTATGGACTCCCCCTAGCGGGATTTGCCATTGCATTGTCCTATAAGTATTGGGGCAATCCATCAAGCAAAGGAAATAATCTGCTGATTGAAGAATACCTTCATCCCCAACGCCGCATTCCGCTTATCATGGCGCCTCTTGTCCTATTCGGAACTTTACTTACACATCTGTTTGGAGGTTCGGCAGGCCGTGAAGGAACTGCCGTTCAGATAGGTGGAGCAGTTTCCGATCAGCTCAATCGCTGGTTTGACTTCGATAAAACTGAACGCCGTATCTTAATTTCCATCGGCATCACTGCAGGCTTTGCCGCTGTGTTTGGCACCCCACTCGCCGGAACAATATTTGGTCTGGAAGTCCTATTAATTGGCAAAAAAAGATATTTCGGTATCCTGCCCTGTTTATTTACCGCCTATTTTGCGAACTTCAGCTGTCAATTATGGAATATTCCACACACTCATTATCCAATTCATGATGTTATTCCAATGCTTTCTTTGACCAATATTGGATTTAGCCTTGCCGCAGGCATGCTATTCGGTGTTACAGCATGGCTTTTTACATTTACCAGCGATTTCTTTAGCCTTCAATTCAAACGAATTAAATATCCTCTGCTTAGACCGGTAATTGGCGGTATTATTTTGGTACTTATCATTAGGTTATTCCATAGCAGCAACTATATTGGACTTGGTATCCCGATGATTCAGAACGCATTTATCGATCAGTCGAATTATTATGACTTTATCATCAAATTACTTTTAACGACTTTCACCCTTTCTGCCGGATTTAAAGGCGGAGAAGTCACCCCGCTGTTTTTTATCGGGGCAACCTTAGGGAGTGCATTAAGCACCGTTATTCCACTTCCCATCAGCCTGCTGGCTGCTATGGGCTTTGTAGCTGTATTTTCAGGCGCTACAAACACCCCGCTCGCCTGTATTGTAATGGGTTATGAATTATTTGGGATTCAACCTATTTTATTTATAACAATAGCGTGTATAGTCGCTTTTTTATTTTCCGGGAAAAAAGGAATTTATATTGCGCAAAAAGGCGGTTTAAAGGAAAAATTATACCGCAGACTCAATTTATAA
- the rlmH gene encoding 23S rRNA (pseudouridine(1915)-N(3))-methyltransferase RlmH, with protein MKITLLCIGKTDEKYLIEGIEKYIKRLKFYVNFNIVVIPDIKNVKNLSAEQQKDKEALLILKQLQPQDLVVLLDEHGKEFRSLEFSAYLERMMIQSVQHLVFIIGGPYGFDQKIYDRAKSKISLSKMTFSHQMIRLFFTEQLYRAFSIMKGEPYHHE; from the coding sequence ATGAAAATAACATTACTTTGTATAGGTAAGACGGATGAGAAATACCTTATTGAAGGTATTGAAAAGTATATTAAGCGATTAAAGTTTTATGTGAACTTCAATATTGTCGTTATTCCCGACATCAAGAATGTCAAGAATCTTTCTGCCGAACAGCAAAAAGATAAAGAGGCTTTGCTGATTTTAAAACAGCTACAGCCACAAGATTTAGTTGTGCTGTTAGATGAACATGGAAAAGAATTTCGCTCGTTGGAGTTTTCTGCTTATTTAGAGAGAATGATGATACAAAGTGTTCAACACCTGGTGTTTATTATTGGTGGCCCTTATGGGTTTGACCAAAAAATTTACGATCGGGCGAAGTCAAAAATCTCTTTATCGAAGATGACGTTTTCGCACCAAATGATTCGTTTGTTTTTTACAGAACAGCTTTATCGTGCTTTTTCCATCATGAAGGGGGAACCTTATCATCACGAATAA
- a CDS encoding DUF423 domain-containing protein, with translation MQNVVIITAALFGGLAIILGAFGAHAFKKILSAEKLESFEVGVRYQMYAALTLLILGFNFHFELQSERVAFYLITLGTLLFSVSIYFLSFAEYWKKNLKFLGPITPLGGLLMIAGWVAIMIRFL, from the coding sequence ATGCAAAACGTTGTCATCATCACAGCCGCCCTATTTGGCGGCCTCGCTATTATCCTAGGTGCATTTGGAGCACATGCATTCAAAAAAATCCTATCCGCTGAAAAGCTGGAATCCTTTGAGGTCGGCGTTCGATATCAAATGTATGCTGCGCTAACCCTATTGATTTTAGGATTTAATTTCCACTTTGAGCTTCAGTCTGAACGAGTTGCATTTTATCTGATCACATTAGGAACTCTTTTATTCTCGGTAAGTATATATTTTCTATCGTTTGCCGAATACTGGAAAAAGAATCTAAAGTTTCTTGGCCCAATTACCCCGCTCGGCGGATTGCTTATGATCGCAGGTTGGGTTGCTATTATGATTCGCTTTTTGTAG
- a CDS encoding glycoside hydrolase family 125 protein: MKRRTFIQNATLLTAGALTSKFSFAQEHSFPTVRTAREKRLFSSKVIEDAIVEFQKNVKNKELAWLFNNCFPNTLDTTVFPYVQNGRNYTYVITGDIDAMWLRDSSAQVWPYLPFMKKDKKLQDLIVGLIQKQSKCINIDPYANAFYNDPTKKGEWFNDHTNMKPGIHERKWEIDSLCYPIRLAYHYWKETNDSSPFNEEWLEAQHKIYQTFVEQQRKDSLGPYKFERTTSRGSDTLQVDGFGYPVNPVGLICSSFRPSDDSTIFSFLIPSNLFAIVSLRQSAEILKKVKNEHELAAKMEALANEVEAAVNKYGIIDHPTLGRIYAFEVDGFSSHLMMDDANIPSLLALPYLGAVDLNNEVYQRTRNFVLSDKNPFFFKGTAAEGIGGPHIGRDMIWPMSIIMRAQTSTNDDEIRNCIKTLVNTHGGTGFMHESFHKNDPKKFTRHWFAWTNTLFGELIWKIYKEKPSLLQ, translated from the coding sequence ATGAAACGCAGAACATTTATCCAAAACGCAACCCTGTTAACCGCAGGTGCACTTACAAGCAAATTTTCATTTGCTCAAGAACATTCTTTTCCCACTGTACGGACAGCGAGAGAGAAAAGACTTTTCTCGAGCAAGGTAATCGAAGATGCCATTGTAGAATTTCAGAAAAATGTTAAAAATAAGGAATTGGCTTGGTTATTTAACAACTGCTTTCCTAATACCCTAGATACGACTGTATTTCCTTATGTCCAAAACGGAAGAAATTATACCTATGTGATTACAGGGGATATTGATGCGATGTGGTTGCGCGACAGTAGTGCGCAGGTATGGCCATACCTCCCTTTTATGAAGAAGGACAAAAAGCTTCAGGATCTTATTGTTGGCTTAATCCAAAAACAGAGTAAATGCATCAATATTGATCCCTATGCCAATGCATTTTATAACGATCCAACAAAAAAAGGCGAATGGTTCAATGATCACACAAATATGAAACCTGGAATCCATGAACGAAAATGGGAAATTGATTCATTGTGTTATCCAATTCGATTAGCTTATCATTATTGGAAAGAAACAAATGACAGCAGTCCATTTAATGAAGAATGGTTAGAAGCACAACATAAAATATATCAGACTTTCGTTGAGCAACAACGTAAAGATAGCCTAGGCCCATATAAATTTGAGCGAACAACCTCCAGAGGATCCGACACATTACAGGTCGACGGCTTCGGATATCCTGTAAATCCAGTTGGTTTGATCTGCTCCAGTTTTCGACCTTCAGACGATTCAACTATTTTCTCATTTTTAATTCCATCCAACTTATTTGCGATTGTTAGCCTTAGACAGTCTGCCGAAATTTTGAAAAAAGTTAAAAATGAACATGAACTCGCTGCAAAAATGGAAGCGCTTGCCAATGAGGTCGAAGCAGCAGTCAATAAATATGGTATCATCGACCACCCGACACTGGGCCGGATATATGCTTTTGAGGTAGACGGTTTTTCGAGCCATCTTATGATGGATGATGCAAATATCCCTAGTTTGTTGGCCCTACCATATTTAGGGGCTGTAGATCTAAATAACGAAGTTTACCAACGTACGCGTAACTTTGTTTTGTCTGATAAAAATCCATTCTTTTTTAAGGGAACGGCAGCGGAAGGCATTGGTGGACCTCACATAGGAAGAGATATGATCTGGCCGATGTCCATTATTATGCGGGCGCAGACCTCAACAAATGATGATGAGATTCGTAATTGCATTAAAACGCTCGTCAATACGCATGGTGGAACTGGATTTATGCATGAGTCTTTTCATAAAAACGATCCTAAAAAATTCACAAGGCATTGGTTTGCTTGGACAAATACATTATTTGGCGAATTAATTTGGAAAATATATAAAGAGAAACCATCTTTGCTTCAATAA